CGGGGCCATGTCGTCTATGAGAGGTATCATGGTGGCGACGAACGGGATGTTATCGACGAGAGCCGAGGCCACGGCCGAGATCCAGAGGACCAGGTAGGTGGCCGTCGCTATATCCCCGCCCGTCAGCGCGAGCGCCTTCTTGGCGAGAGTTCCGATGAAGCCGACCTCCACCAGCCCGTGCACCACGACGAAGAGCCCTATGAAGAAGAATATGGTCGTCCACTCGACCTTGCCCATCACGTGGTGCAGGTCCTCCCTGTTTATCAGCATCAGGAAGGCCGCGCCGAAGAGCGCGGTCGTAGCCGGCTCAACGTGTATCCGGTCCTGGAGCACGAAGCCGGTTATGACCGCGCCGAGCACCAGGAGGCATTTTACGAGGAGCACGGGGTCCTGGATGGCCTCGGACTCGCGGAACTGCATGATCCTGTCCCTGTACTCCTGAGCCACCGTGAGCTCTTTGCCGTAGATGAGTTTCAATATTATAAAGGTAACGAGCATGACCAGCGGCATTATGACGCCGACGTTCGTGACGAAGGCCATGAAGCTGAGCCCCTTGGCGCTCCCTATCATTATGTTCGGCGGGTCGCCTATGAGTGTTGCCGCGCCTCCTATGTTCGAGGCCATTATCTGCGAGAAGAGGAAGGGGTAGGGGTTTGTCTTGAGCTCGTCGCAGATAAGGAGCGTTATGGGCGCGATGAGGAGTACGGTGGTGACGTTATCGAGGAGCGCGGAGAGCACGGCCGTAACGATGGAGAGGTAGAGGAGTATGAGCCACGGGTCGCCCTTGGCGAGCTTGGCCGACTTTATGGCGACGTACTGGAACATGCCGGTCTTCTGGCATATGGAGACTATGGCCATCATGCCGATGAGGAGCC
This portion of the Thermodesulfobacteriota bacterium genome encodes:
- a CDS encoding ArsB/NhaD family transporter, which codes for MDGHLIIALAVFIGVYALLIWEKVDRAVVSMLGAGLLIFLGVITQESAIHGIDFNTIGLLIGMMAIVSICQKTGMFQYVAIKSAKLAKGDPWLILLYLSIVTAVLSALLDNVTTVLLIAPITLLICDELKTNPYPFLFSQIMASNIGGAATLIGDPPNIMIGSAKGLSFMAFVTNVGVIMPLVMLVTFIILKLIYGKELTVAQEYRDRIMQFRESEAIQDPVLLVKCLLVLGAVITGFVLQDRIHVEPATTALFGAAFLMLINREDLHHVMGKVEWTTIFFFIGLFVVVHGLVEVGFIGTLAKKALALTGGDIATATYLVLWISAVASALVDNIPFVATMIPLIDDMAPALGGEEAIMPLWWALSIGACLGGNGSIIGASANVIVAGFAARSGHPIGFFKFMKLAFPLMIMSIAISTVYMYLRYL